The Candidatus Latescibacterota bacterium genome segment GCTTTCGGTCTCGAGTACATATCCTTCACGCGAAGTGACCACTACATTACCAAGAGCTGTAAGGTCGTGTGAGATCTTGTTGTACTCCGCCTTGTCCGCCGTCAACACCGAGGAGATCTCTCCGGTCTCATCGAAGAAACTGATTATCGGCTGGTCGGTGACAAGAAGGTTGCGCGCGTCATAGACACGGGCTACAGGAGCCTCGAGTTTCCACTGGACCACTCCCGAATCGCTTTCCATCGTGACAAAATCGGCGAACTCCTGGTCGGCAAGAACGCCCGTCCCCATCGAGTGTTCCTGACGGCCCGACTCGTCACATGATACCACCAATA includes the following:
- the lptC gene encoding LPS export ABC transporter periplasmic protein LptC, whose product is MKERLPDGLFRMEGTLFGRSDRNRIGSGTGRTVRRRVFIFPLVIFMMTVLVVSCDESGRQEHSMGTGVLADQEFADFVTMESDSGVVQWKLEAPVARVYDARNLLVTDQPIISFFDETGEISSVLTADKAEYNKISHDLTALGNVVVTSREGYVLETES